A window from Drosophila kikkawai strain 14028-0561.14 chromosome 2L, DkikHiC1v2, whole genome shotgun sequence encodes these proteins:
- the Pih1D1 gene encoding PIH1 domain-containing protein 1 isoform X2: protein MARRSNFIEGNDNFREQNLRFVRNEFEDNINQFFGGANPGGGSSQQKPPPRDSLIVQPTPGICVKSFKVNSNEKFFINVCQAPEVPAPEDVTEEELIEILESPTPGSFRVPMSISEPRHTKDRSDKTVDVCDIAINPNFLVKIQKSQLFNNFFLQIVAEAMSEKYNIQINMQKTITLNNRKFIGTLVSHRVRNDDVKRAQPGSSEAQAAISSKDQGAGTPDKSGKLVQEINEKDAAAIRNTFRSAGGGQELQYKLRARVREDTVDEIHAEIYLPNCVSSQEVNLDVGEDRILVESQKHGYVFDKFVNYRLQQDRAQALFDKTSKMLQIRIPVFIN, encoded by the exons ATGGCTCGTCGCTCAAATTTCATCGAGGGCAACGACAACTTTCGCGAGCAGAACCTGCGTTTTGTGCGG AACGAGTTCGAGGACAACATCAACCAGTTCTTCGGCGGTGCTAATCCGGGCGGAGGCAGCAGCCAGCAGAAGCCACCGCCGCGGGACTCGCTAATTGTGCAGCCAACGCCAG GTATCTGTGTGAAGAGCTTTAAGGTGAATAGCAACGAGAAGTTCTTCATTAACGTGTGCCAGGCACCGGAGGTCCCAGCACCCGAAGATGTAACCGAGGAGGAGCTGATTGAAATACTGGAGTCGCCCACTCCGGGCTCGTTCCGAGTGCCCATGAGTATTTCGGAGCCGCGGCACACCAAGGATCGTTCCGATAAAACCGTCGATGTCTGCGACATTGCCATCAATCCAAACTTCCTGGTGAAGATCCAGAAATCGCAGCTGTTTAACAACTTTTTCCTGCAAATTGTTGCCGAGGCCATGAGCGAGAAGTACAATATTCAAATTAACATGCAGAAGACCATCACCCTGAACAATCGCAAGTTCATCGGCACCTTGGTCTCCCATCGCGTACGCAACGATGATGTTAAGAGAGCTCAGCCAGGGTCAAGTGAAGCTCAGGCTGCTATTTCTAGCAAGGATCAGGGTGCTGGGACACCGGATAAATCTGGAAAACTTGTCCAGGAGATTAACGAAAAGGATGCGGCTGCAATTAGGAACACTTTTCGCTCGGCTGGCGGTGGCCAAGAATTGCAGTATAAGCTGCGGGCTCGAGTTCGCGAGGACACTGTTGATGAGATTCACGCCGAGATTTATCTACCCAATTGC GTTTCCTCACAGGAGGTTAACTTGGATGTTGGTGAGGATCGCATCTTGGTGGAGTCTCAAAAGCATGGCTATGTCTTTGATAAATTCGTGAACTACCGTCTGCAGCAAGATCGGGCCCAGGCTTTGTTCGACAAGACCAGCAAG ATGCTGCAGATCCGCATTCCAGTATTTATCAACTAA
- the LOC108077260 gene encoding protein D3 — translation MSLVRMQTLRSLSRISRNLPRTDRIRSSAVTANLPAAITVRTLKTFAGPADNSILAKEPLSAFTQRLRQYSCGKIGKAMEEHCVVPDVIAKAPTATATVEYPCDIVVKPGQVLTPTQVKDQPSVKWEANADKLYTLCMTDPDAPSRKEPTFREWHHWLVGNIPGGDIAKGEVLSAYIGSGPPPDTGLHRYVFLVYEQSCKLTFDEKRLPNNSGDGRGGFKIADFAKKYNLGDPIAGNLYQAEYDDYVPILYKQLGA, via the coding sequence ATGAGCTTGGTGCGAATGCAAACACTCCGGAGTCTTTCCCGTATTTCCCGTAATCTCCCCCGGACTGATAGGATCCGTTCATCCGCTGTGACTGCCAACTTGCCGGCCGCCATTACGGTCAGAACGCTGAAAACATTTGCAGGCCCTGCCGATAATTCCATTCTAGCCAAAGAGCCGCTCTCTGCATTTACCCAACGTCTGCGCCAGTATTCTTGTGGGAAAATTGGAAAAGCCATGGAGGAACACTGTGTGGTACCCGACGTCATTGCCAAGGCCCCGACGGCGACGGCAACTGTGGAATATCCCTGCGATATTGTAGTTAAGCCCGGCCAGGTTCTGACTCCCACCCAGGTCAAGGATCAGCCCTCCGTCAAGTGGGAGGCAAACGCCGACAAGCTATACACTCTGTGCATGACCGATCCGGATGCACCGAGCCGCAAGGAGCCCACGTTCCGCGAATGGCACCACTGGCTGGTGGGCAACATTCCCGGCGGCGATATCGCCAAGGGCGAAGTTCTCTCCGCTTACATTGGATCTGGACCGCCGCCGGACACTGGCCTGCATCGCTACGTGTTCCTTGTTTACGAGCAATCGTGCAAGCTGACCTTTGACGAGAAGAGGCTGCCCAACAATAGTGGCGATGGACGTGGTGGGTTCAAAATCGCCGACTTTGCCAAGAAGTACAACCTGGGCGATCCGATTGCCGGCAATCTCTACCAGGCGGAGTACGACGACTATGTGCCCATTCTCTATAAGCAGCTGGGCGCATaa
- the LOC108077213 gene encoding pro-resilin, with protein sequence MDFRQMKNDAYGIGQRRGMGNAGGGGGGLGDFSSNYGGGGGYNGGNYGGGGGGGNQGGYGGNRNQSPDSGNYNRGGGNFDGGPRSNNNYSRSIDDRGFNANINNQRFGNANDNYQDNFRGQSDNFGPSNRGGGGGVSGSGSLQANLGNLQRALELEEMRNRNPGGNFNSDLSNNYRGQQSQGNSDRFYNDSPRNFGGNSGSSYGPNDGPSFGDNFRGPQQAQNFNDQQRSGFNDSYGRGGNFGGPNSGNYGSSDSGNFGGPNPGIFGGQNFNDNFNNRGFNNSGGGGGFNNSGGGGGGQGGFNGSGGSGFSNNISRSFNEANSRNWSNSSNQSSSFQSSGYQSNNSGGGQALSNWEASQRAFNSKRNQLQKINVNNGGAVRKPGPQPAAKAVYNMRNNPNAAAAVTNAAGRNPQPNKAGNVRPGTAAGVQNKAPNQYKLVNAATKTNSAGAAAQKKPPVAGQAIKAAPGPVKSGPQAVKKGPPAAGAGPQGEKPGPPGVRTQGVRAGPPGVRAGPQGVRTGPQGVRPGPQGVRSGPQGVRPGPQGVPRGPKAGNSAPAYNKPPGMAPQIGQKRVAAAPPLETEAASKSVKKWRRVARKRGFLMGGFKLPYLNEQPKKLPQPESESYALTFFEQLFNYSTNQEAVDEDFSEDAVLLNDSDDESSEEVKVARKGGKKNRKRIRSEWAPLYESKRYKEWDKWWKDYKQYGDKIEKKLVETGNYNLEHCFLPNLPKMTTEEVVFAIIKSAHYVLEKNADVPYDTMKTIFTLMNRTFLENLTELNILELQDLIRNIPNDLWVYKLKSMIFLWAKYETIHNSKSTEEEIVRDQQSTAREWKTPVFHWLAKQAFDELVAISETEWKEHRTVFPAPE encoded by the exons ATGGACTTCCGGCAAATGAAGAACGACGCTTACGGAATTGGCCAGCGTCGTGGAATGGGGAAcgctggcggcggcggtggcggcttGGGTGACTTTTCCTCAAATtacggcggcggtggtggctaCAATGGCGGCAACtacggtggcggcggcggcggcggaaacCAGGGAGGCTACGGCGGTAACAGAAATCAGAGTCCCGACTCTGGTAACTACAACCGTGGTGGCGGTAACTTCGATGGCGGCCctcgcagcaacaacaactattcACGTTCCATTGATGATCGCGGCTTTAATGCCAACATTAACAATCAGCGTTTTGGTAACGCCAACGATAACTACCAGGACAATTTCCGTGGCCAATCAGACAACTTTGGTCCCTCAAACCGTGGCGGAGGAGGCGGTGTCTCTGGCTCTGGCAGTCTGCAGGCCAATTTGGGTAACCTGCAACGCGCGCTGGAGCTGGAGGAAATGAGAAACCGCAATCCCGGTGGTAACTTCAATTCGGACTTGTCCAACAATTACCGTGGTCAGCAATCGCAGGGAAACAGCGACAGATTCTATAATGACTCTCCCCGCAATTTCGGCGGCAATTCTGGCTCCAGTTATGGTCCCAACGATGGGCCCTCGTTTGGTGATAATTTCCGCGGCCCGCAGCAGGCTCAGAACTTTAATGACCAACAGCGTTCTGGATTCAATGATTCGTATGGACGTGGCGGCAATTTTGGAGGGCCGAATTCAGGCAACTACGGGAGCTCGGACTCTGGCAACTTCGGAGGCCCAAATCCAGGAATCTTTGGCGGTCAGAACTTTAATGATAACTTCAACAACCGAGGTTTCAACAACTCGGGCGGCGGAGGAGGCTTCAATAACTCgggcggcggaggaggcggaCAAGGTGGCTTCAACGGCTCAGGCGGTTCCGGCTTTAGCAACAACATTAGTCGCTCCTTCAATGAGGCCAACTCGCGCAACTGGAGCAACTCGTCCAATCAGTCCTCCTCGTTCCAGAGCTCTGGCTATCAATCGAACAACAGTGGCGGAGGACAAGCCCTCTCCAACTGGGAGGCCAGTCAGCGCGCCTTCAACTCAAAGCGAAATCAGCTACAGAAGATCAACGTGAACAATGGCGGGGCCGTCCGAAAACCAGGACCTCAGCCAGCTGCCAAGGCAGTGTATAATATGCGCAATAACCCGAATGCAGCCGCCGCCGTGACCAATGCTGCGGGTCGGAACCCACAACCGAACAAAGCCGGCAATGTGCGTCCAGGCACTGCTGCTGGCGTTCAGAATAAGGCACCCAATCAGTATAAGCTCGTCAATGCAGCCACTAAAACCAATAGTGCTGGGGCTGCTGCCCAGAAGAAGCCTCCAGTCGCTGGACAAGCTATCAAGGCTGCCCCTGGACCAGTAAAAAGTGGACCACAAGCAGTCAAGAAGGGACCGCcagcagctggagctggaCCGCAAGGTGAAAAACCTGGTCCCCCGGGAGTCAGGACTCAGGGAGTACGAGCTGGTCCCCCGGGAGTTCGTGCTGGCCCTCAAGGAGTACGAACTGGTCCACAGGGAGTACGACCTGGTCCACAGGGAGTACGATCTGGACCACAGGGAGTACGACCTGGGCCTCAGGGAGTTCCTCGTGGTCCCAAGGCAGGCAATTCCGCCCCTGCCTATAACAAGCCACCTGGAATGGCACCACAAATCG GACAAAAGCGCGTTGCTGCTGCACCACCACTGGAAACGGAGGCAGCTTCCAAGTCGGTGAAGAAGTGGCGCCGTGTGGCCCGCAAGCGCGGCTTCCTAATGGGCGGATTCAAATTGCCGTACCTCAACGAGCAGCCGAAGAAGCTTCCGCAGCCAGAGTCGGAATCGTATGCCCTGACCTTCTTCGAGCAGCTCTTCAATTACAGTACAAACCAGGAGGCCGTGGACGAGGACTTTTCCGAAGATGCCGTGCTGCTTAACGACTCCGACGATGAGTCCTCCGAGGAGGTCAAGGTGGCCCGCAAGGGCGGCAAGAAGAACAGGAAGCGTATACGCAGCGAGTGGGCACCGCTGTACGAATCGAAGAGATACAAGGAGTGGGATAAGTGGTGGAAGGACTACAAGCAGTACGGCGATAAGATCGAAAAGAAGCTGGTGGAGACCGGCAATTACAATCTGGAGCACTGTTTCCTGCCCAATCTACCCAAGATGACCACTGAGGAGGTGGTGTTCGCCATCATCAAGTCGGCTCACTATGTGCTCGAGAAGAATGCCGATGTGCCGTATGACACCATGAAGACGATCTTTACCCTGATGAACCGCACCTTCCTGGAGAACCTCACCGAGCTGAATATACTGGAGCTCCAGGACCTGATTCGCAACATACCCAACGATCTCTGGGTATACAAGTTGAAGAGCATGATCTTCCTGTGGGCCAAGTACGAGACTATCCACAATTCCAAGTCCACCGAGGAGGAGATCGTCAGGGATCAGCAATCTACTGCCCGCGAGTGGAAGACCCCCGTTTTCCACTGGCTGGCCAAGCAGGCCTTCGACGAGTTGGTA gCTATTAGTGAAACCGAATGGAAGGAGCACCGCACTGTTTTCCCGGCCCCCGAGTAA
- the Pih1D1 gene encoding GATA zinc finger domain-containing protein 14 isoform X1, translating to MARRSNFIEGNDNFREQNLRFVRNEFEDNINQFFGGANPGGGSSQQKPPPRDSLIVQPTPEALLSSEPSRNLELDIRRQFIRELGASRMTAHALAVRTFKVKDFNLRYFQRQRFRLSVELGDSRQNVVDAEVLRAIGEAVENKEPDLDSRPRTPSPPRNIDWHNANRNNSPVRNNDRSRPRNRQGPGDFRGVRDNNRGFLEQQEPEREREPFNRNAGPKNGPNHQYNRNLNSDNRNANRNNRNTNPQQEFQRNANPHMEFNQNIRHENREMIRNNHTQMHNRNPNTQENVRNNRNTSNNEFNRSANWQEIIRNNRKNQNINRNVNSQEFNRNPQEFNRNMNPQEFNRNMNPQGNRDLQLNPREIRGPLLNQREMPQNFNNQGANSQGNPNFRARQLNPREMPQKLNNPRFNNNNQGPYHEPVNNDFMEADIDGTPIIDDSFLESHPNLGEYGGPPQIGRNYQRIVNNNQITICRQDWIEANRIDLNNLNRPNNRNPNDNFRRQGSLQFEDQDEVYNDGPNMEDDDHFRRQHHHGEIRKPGFRGPEDQGFRIFSNDRNFEGNQGNFRDQCDIDSNYHGRGRNDRNERRQFNDDNYENDRERSNDSVRFRGSNHPDVSPKRFRRGSGSGDRYHRDHHPQPVNPHQNRSNQGRHAPNTIHTTTSQDRTMDRISNSSGRNPRTTSKIIQDRNPGRNTSTGVSRINIDRNSRSTSLTNQSRSTSGREKPGQVRSAPRSVKPDDANLRKPTQTGQKNRAGDPQSNRVSIKTKPNRSATEAKNVNSSAAKTSTSNQARNNASLENTRAGQKRKAESKESESNRPSKVDYKRKKQTTLQNAFIIGGFRLPYINNNEQKLPQSEDQSYAVTFFEQTPIYNTNIYAIDDGQMDDPDEQESDAESLDSNQSGSKGTKLNSKKIIRNKLTKEWMAVYRKNKYKDWYAWWKDYKWCGIEINKELAKLGDRNMCKRFTPKYPTEEMMVSEVFRCGRNGLKKNTFNYYRNMRSIFLLMNETFLKALSEEQKEQLQDLIRYIPNHLWLYKIRSMVYLWERYHRILKNLDESEIHKENELKAMARQWRDPLFHWLAKQAFDELKAISGVAWPEHRELYHGLI from the exons ATGGCTCGTCGCTCAAATTTCATCGAGGGCAACGACAACTTTCGCGAGCAGAACCTGCGTTTTGTGCGG AACGAGTTCGAGGACAACATCAACCAGTTCTTCGGCGGTGCTAATCCGGGCGGAGGCAGCAGCCAGCAGAAGCCACCGCCGCGGGACTCGCTAATTGTGCAGCCAACGCCAG AAGCGCTGCTTTCCTCGGAGCCGAGCCGCAACCTCGAGCTGGACATTCGTCGACAGTTCATTCGCGAGCTGGGCGCCAGCCGGATGACTGCTCACGCCCTTGCAGTGCGTACCTTCAAGGTGAAGGACTTCAATCTGCGCTACTTCCAGCGCCAAAGATTCCGGCTCAGTGTCGAGTTGGGTGATAGTCGTCAGAACGTTGTGGATGCCGAGGTGCTCCGAGCCATCGGGGAAGCTGTGGAGAACAAGGAACCGGATCTTGATTCCCGCCCACGCACTCCGTCGCCACCAAGAAACATTGATTGGCATAACGCCAATCGGAATAATTCACCGGTGCGTAACAATGATCGATCCCGGCCAAGGAATCGTCAAGGACCTGGCGACTTTCGAGGCGTCAGGGACAACAATCGGGGATTTTTGGAGCAACAGGAACCGGAAAGGGAACGAGAGCCTTTCAATCGGAATGCCGGACCAAAAAATGGCCCAAACCATCAATATAATCGAAATCTGAACAGCGATAACCGAAATGCAAATCGCAATAATCGCAACACAAATCCACAACAAGAATTCCAGCGTAATGCAAATCCACACATGGAATTCAATCAAAATATACGACATGAAAATCGAGAAATGATTCGCAACAATCACACTCAGATGCATAATCGAAATCCAAACACACAGGAAAACGTACGCAATAATCGTAATACAAGCAACAATGAATTTAATAGAAGCGCTAATTGGCAAGAAATTATTCGAAATAACCGCAAGAACCAGAATATTAATCGAAATGTCAATTCCCAGGAATTTAATCGAAATCCTCAGGAGTTCAATCGTAATATGAATCCTCAGGAATTTAATCGTAATATGAATCCTCAGGGAAATCGTGATCTGCAATTAAACCCCAGGGAAATTCGTGGGCCACTATTAAATCAGCGTGAAATGCCACAAAATTTCAATAATCAGGGCGCAAATTCTCAGGGAAACCCCAATTTTCGTGCTCGACAATTGAACCCCCGAGAAATGCCGCAGAAGTTAAACAACCCACgattcaacaacaacaatcaagGGCCATACCATGAACCAGttaataatgattttatgGAAGCCGACATAGACGGAACTCCAATAATCGATGACAGCTTTCTTGAGTCCCACCCCAACCTGGGTGAATATGGTGGGCCTCCACAAATTGGTCGAAATTATCAGCGCATTGTcaataataatcaaataacCATTTGTCGTCAAGATTGGATTGAAGCTAATAGAATCGATCTAAATAATCTCAATCGGCCAAATAATCGCAACCCTAATGACAACTTTCGTAGGCAGGGTTCTCTGCAGTTTGAAGATCAAGATGAAGTTTACAATGATGGCCCCAATATGGAGGATGATGATCACTTTCGTCGTCAGCATCATCACGGTGAAATTAGAAAACCAGGATTCCGAGGTCCAGAAGATCAAGGATTCCGAATCTTTTCCAACGATCGTAACTTTGAGGGCAACCAAGGAAACTTcagagatcagtgcgacattGATTCTAATTATCATGGACGTGGGCGTAACGATCGCAACGAACGCCGTCAATTTAATGATGATAACTATGAGAACGATCGCGAACGATCGAATGACTCTGTCAGATTCAGAGGCTCAAATCACCCCGATGTTTCACCGAAGCGTTTTCGACGTGGATCAGGTTCGGGAGATCGTTACCACCGCGATCATCATCCCCAACCTGTAAATCCCCATCAAAACCGATCGAATCAAGGCAGACATGCCCCAAATACCATACACACCACTACAAGTCAAGATCGAACAATGGACAGGATCAGTAATAGTTCTGGTCGAAACCCAAGAACAACTTCAAAGATCATTCAAGATCGCAATCCTGGCAGAAACACAAGTACTGGTGTGTCAAGAATAAATATAGACCGCAACTCCAGATCAACTTCATTAACAAATCAAAGTCGAAGCACATCTGGCCGCGAAAAACCTGGTCAAGTTCGCAGTGCACCCAGAAGTGTAAAGCCTGATGATGCTAATTTAAGAAAACCAACGCAAACAGGACAAAAGAATCGAGCAGGCGATCCACAAAGTAATCGTGTCTCGatcaaaaccaaaccaaaccgtTCGGCAACCGAAGCCAAAAACGTCAATTCCAGTGCAGCCAAGACTTCTACGTCCAATCAAGCCAGGAACAATGCGTCTTTGGAAAACACACGTGCTg GTCAAAAAAGGAAAGCAGAGTCCAAAGAGTCAGAGTCGAATCGTCCCTCAAAAGTGGATTACAAACGCAAAAAGCAAACCACCTTACAGAATGCCTTCATAATCGGGGGCTTTCGCCTGCCCTATATCAATAACAATGAACAAAAGCTACCACAAAGCGAGGACCAGTCCTATGCCGTGACCTTCTTCGAGCAGACACCGATATATAATACAAACATATATGCCATTGATGATGGCCAAATGGATGACCCCGATGAACAGGAGTCTGACGCCGAATCCCTTGACTCGAACCAATCTGGCTCAAAAGGAACAAAACTGAactcaaagaaaataatacgCAACAAGCTAACTAAAGAGTGGATGGCTGTCTATCGGAAGAATAAATACAAAGACTGGTACGCTTGGTGGAAGGATTACAAGTGGTGCGGCATCGAGATCAACAAGGAGCTGGCCAAGCTAGGCGATCGCAACATGTGCAAACGATTCACTCCCAAGTATCCAACCGAGGAAATGATGGTCAGCGAGGTATTCAGATGCGGGCGCAATGGCCTTAAGAAGAATACGTTCAATTACTATCGCAATATGCGAtccatttttttgttaatgaaCGAGACGTTCCTTAAGGCCCTGTCCGAGGAACAGAAGGAGCAACTGCAGGATCTGATTCGTTACATTCCAAATCATTTATGGCTTTATAAGATCCGCAGTATGGTTTACCTCTGGGAGAGGTACCATCGGATTCTCAAGAACCTAGACGAAAGCGAAATACACAAGGAAAATGAACTCAAAGCCATGGCGCGTCAGTGGAGGGATCCTTTATTCCATTGGCTGGCTAAGCAGGCCTTTGATGAACTCAAG GCAATCAGCGGAGTAGCCTGGCCTGAACACAGAGAACTCTATCACGGCCTAATTTAG
- the spict gene encoding magnesium transporter NIPA2 yields the protein MNSEASSLQMAQVVPGSLPAAAAAASSMEEASQASASLSAAISNTDFYIGVGLAISSCFFIGSSFIIKKKALIRLSRYGEVRASAGGFGYLREWIWWAGLLTMGLGEAANFAAYAFAPASLVTPLGALSVIISAVMASRFLNEKLNLLGKIGCFLCILGSTIIVIHSPKEKEIEDLQLLFDMLQDPVFILYVICIIGSTVFVACFIAPRHGHTNVVVYIFMCSGIGSLTVMSCKALGLAIRQTLNNGGNVFLTWMPWFLILITVTFIAIQMNYLNKALDIFNTSIVTPVYYVMFTTLVIVASAILFKEFTHMRFDDILGDVCGFLVVITAVFLLNAFRDIDITLNDVRGLMRPKMQRVSQFDEEVLVTSNTKERRLSYGSGDLFRKA from the exons ATGAATAGCGAAGCCTCATCACTGCAGATGGCCCAGGTGGTGCCCGGCAGCCTCCCAGccgcagcggcggcggcgtcgtCGATGGAGGAAGCCAGTCAAGCGTCCGCATCCCTCAGTGCGGCCATCTCAAACACGGATTTCTACATCGGCGTCGGCCTGGCAATCTCCTCCTGCTTCTTCATCGGCTCCAGCTTCATCATAAAGAAGAAGGCACTCATCCGGCTGAGCAGATACGGCGAGGTGCGGGCCTCGGCGGGAGGATTTGGCTATCTGAGGGAATGGATCTGGTGGGCGGGTCTCCTGACAA tgGGTCTGGGCGAGGCGGCGAATTTTGCGGCCTATGCCTTTGCACCCGCCTCCCTGGTGACCCCCTTGGGGGCCCTCAGTGTGATTATCTCGGCGGTGATGGCCTCCAGATTTCTCAACGAAAAGCTGAACCTACTGGGAAAGATTGGCTGCTTTTTGTGCATCTTGGGCTCCACCATCATTGTGATTCACTCGCCTAAGGAGAAGGAGATTGAGGATCTGCAGCTGCTGTTCGACATGCTGCAGGATCCGGTGTTCATTCTGTATGTGATCTGCATCATTGGCTCCACGGTGTTTGTGGCCTGCTTCATTGCCCCGCGCCACGGGCACACCAATGTGGTTGTCTATATATTCATGTGCTCGGGAATTGGCTCCCTGACCGTGATGTCGTGCAAGGCTCTGGGTCTGGCCATTAGACAGACGTTGAATAACGGTGGAAACGTGTTCCTCACCTGGATGCCGTGGTTCCTGATCCTGATCACTGTCACCTTCATCGCCATCCAGATGAACTATTTGAACAAGGCGCTGGATATATTCAACACCAGCATTGTGACGCCTGTTTACTACGTCATGTTCACCACTCTGGTGATCGTGGCCTCCGCCATTCTGTTCAAGGAGTTCACCCACATGCGCTTCGACGACATCCTGGGCGATGTGTGCGGCTTCCTGGTCGTTATCACAGCTGTCTTCCTGCTCAACGCCTTCCGGGATATAGACATAACGCTGAACGATGTGAGGGGGCTGATGCGCCCGAAAATGCAGCGAGTGTCGCAGTTCGACGAGGAGGTGCTGGTCACCAGCAACACCAAGGAGCGGCGTCTGTCGTACGGCTCCGGCGACTTGTTCCGGAAGGCCTGA